From the Mesotoga prima MesG1.Ag.4.2 genome, the window CAAGGCAAAGTTTTGGAAGTTCCTTTCCGAAGTGAAGAACGAAGTTAAGAAGGTGACATGGCCTAATAGGGAGCAGATGATCTCTTCTACCGGTGCCGTGCTCGTCATACTGATTGCAGTAGGTGCATTTTTAGCACTTCTAGATGTTCTCTTCACTAATGCGATCGGATCACTTTTGAATTTTTTGACAGGCGCCGCTTAATGCTGTTCGATGTTGGTGATTAATTGTGCGAAAGAAATGGTTCATAATTCAAACATACTCAGGCCTTGAAAACTCTATCAGAGAGGCAATTCAGATTAAGATAGAGTCTTTCGGTTTTTCGCACATGTTTGGTAAAATCCTAGTTCCAGAGGAGACGAAGCTTGATAGAACGAATGTCGCGGCAGAAAAATACATAGTTCCCGCAAACGCAAGGCTTCTCGTTAAGGACAATGAAGATGTGGCCAAGGGGGATCCCGTCGCCGAAGAAGTTGAGATAAAGGTCAAGAATGATGGTACAGTCGCTGAAGTCAAGAATTATCGCGTGATATTCATTGAAACTGCCGACAGGCGTTACACAAAGACTTACTACATTCCTGAGAGCGCAAAGATAGAGACCGGGATTAAGGCGGGCGCAAGAATAAGGCAAGGGATGCCTCTGGCAAAGCAGGGTGAATATTTCTGTGAGCTTGACGGAAAGATCGTCTATACGCAGAAGATGAAACGGATTGTTGTCGACAAAGAGAACGGAGAAGAAGACGTCTATCTCGTTCATCCGGATAGCTATGACGCCAAAGTCGCAAAGAAAGGCAACCATGTGAAGCGTGGTCAGATGTTTGGCGAGACGAGGAGAATATTCTCTAAGACGGAAGGTAGAGTAGAGATCTCCGACCTTCCAGGACGCAAAGAGATCAAGATCTTCAAAATAACCAGGACAAGGCTTTATCCCGGATATGTTTTTATTGAAATGATAATGAACGAGGAAACATGGAATCTCGTCAAGAATACTCCGAACGTAGTCAATTTTGTTTCAGTTGGCGGTCAACCCGTTCAACTTAAGGAAAAGGAAATCAAGGCTCTTCTTAGATTGGTTGGCATTGAAGAGTATGAAGAACACATGGGCGGGCCGGTAAAGATTGAAGTCGAATTTGACGTTGGCGAAGTTGTAAGGATAAACTCTGGCCCATTTGAAGATTTCGTTGGAAAGGTAACGGATCTAGATCCGGACAGACAGGAACTTAAGGTTGTTGTCAGCATATTTGGAAGAGAAACACCGGTTATTCTCAGTTTATCTGAGGTAGAAAAGATTGTTTGATTCTGAGAAAGAGTGGGAGGGCTAAGCCCGTTGACCACAAGGAGGTAGGCAAATATGGCTAAGAAAGTGATAGCCCAAATCAAGCTCCAGC encodes:
- the secE gene encoding preprotein translocase subunit SecE, yielding MAKAKFWKFLSEVKNEVKKVTWPNREQMISSTGAVLVILIAVGAFLALLDVLFTNAIGSLLNFLTGAA
- the nusG gene encoding transcription termination/antitermination protein NusG, with the translated sequence MRKKWFIIQTYSGLENSIREAIQIKIESFGFSHMFGKILVPEETKLDRTNVAAEKYIVPANARLLVKDNEDVAKGDPVAEEVEIKVKNDGTVAEVKNYRVIFIETADRRYTKTYYIPESAKIETGIKAGARIRQGMPLAKQGEYFCELDGKIVYTQKMKRIVVDKENGEEDVYLVHPDSYDAKVAKKGNHVKRGQMFGETRRIFSKTEGRVEISDLPGRKEIKIFKITRTRLYPGYVFIEMIMNEETWNLVKNTPNVVNFVSVGGQPVQLKEKEIKALLRLVGIEEYEEHMGGPVKIEVEFDVGEVVRINSGPFEDFVGKVTDLDPDRQELKVVVSIFGRETPVILSLSEVEKIV